CTTTAGAAGGgaccactttttaaagtttattttcttttcttttaaacagcttTACTAAGATACAGTTCAATATACAATTGTATATATCATACAatccacccatttaaagtgtacagttcactgGCTCttaatagactcacagatatgtaTAAACAtcaccacagggcttccctggtggcgcagtgtttgagggtccgcctgctgatgcaggggacacaggtttgtgcgctggtccgggaaaatcccacatgctgcggagtggctaggcccttgagccatggccgctgagcctgcgcgtctggagcctgtgctccgcaatgggagaggccacaacagtgagaggcctgcgtaccgcaaaaaaaaaaaaagaaaagaaaaaaaaacccatcaccACAGTCAGTTTTCTTCACCTCAAAAGGAAACCCTATACCCTTCAGCTAtgacctccctctctccctgtccccttcagccctagcaaccactaatctactttctgtctgtagatttgtttattctggacatttcatataaatggaatcacacattaTATGGtattttgtgattggcttctttcacttagcattacaAGGTTCATGTTGTAGCTTGTATCAGTACTTAATCCTTTTTATGGCAAAATAATATAACATTGTCAGGATATACCACAtctgtttgtccattcatcagtcagtggacatttgggatCCTGCCTTTTTGCTATTATTGAGTAATGCtgatataaacatttattaacaaGTGTTTTCATgggcatatgtttttatttctcttgagtttatacctaggagtagaattgctgggttatatggtaactctgAAGAACTACCAGacttttctaaagtggctgcaccattttccattcctgATGATAGCAtgtgagggttctaatttctccacatctccaccaacacttatttttgtTCTAGCCATCCcaatggatgtgaagtggtatgttattaaggttttgatttgcaattctgtATTAGTCAGCTGGGCTGGCATGACAAAATACCAtagcttaaacaaaagaaatttatttctcactgttctggagactggaagtacaagatcaaggtggcaatagggttgattttttttgtgaggtctctcttcctggcttgcagatgaccttctcactgtgtcctcacatggcctttcctctgtgcatgcatggagagagagagagctctgatgtctcttccttttcttataagaacacaAGTCCTATAGAattaggaccccacccttatgaactcatttaaccttaattacctccctaaaggccttatctccaaatacagttacattggggttagggcttcaacatattgAACAAATTGTCCATAACAATTTCCGTGATCACTAATtctgtcaagcatcttttcatgtgcttaatgACCTTTGTCTAAACTAATAATTCCAGGAATTTCAAAagttataatttcaaaataattcctggagtaaaaaaataaaatcaccttaaatgtatttattgaaagtttatttattaaaagtttgtgaagccattttttttaacacctttattggagtatattttctttacaatgttgtgttagtttctgctgtacaacaaagtgaatcagttatatgtatacatatatcctcatatcccctccctcttgcatctccctcccaccctccctatcccacccctctagatggtcacaaagcactgagttgatatccctgtgcgatgcagctgcttcccactagctatctgttttacatttggtagtgcacaTATGTCaaggctactctctcacttcgtcccagctttcccttccccctccccgtgtcctcaagtccattatctatatctgcgtttttattcctgtcctgcccctaggttcattagaaccttttttttaagattccatatatatgtgttagcatacagtatttgtttttctctttctgacttacttcactctgtatgacagattttaggtccatccacctcactataggtaactcaatttcatttctttttatggctgagtaatattccattgtatatatgtaccacatcttctttatccattgtgAAGCCATTTAAATAGCCATAACATAAAGATTGACATTATTTAGATGAAGAATATCTCCCAGTCACTAAATGTAAATGATTGGATCATACTGATTGGCTAAAAAAGTTGTCCCTAAATAAGTATCTTAGAAAGATtgtaataaaaaaatgataaagttattcagtcaataaaaataattcagagtttcATATTCTATTATTGAAGTTTGAATTTAGGCAATAAATACATTAACTTAAAAGAAAGTCCTCTAGCTCAGGAGCACAggttaaaataaatctttaagaatTGGAGTGACTGCACCAAAGAATACTATATCAGTGATCATAAAACacaaaatagggggcttccctggtggcgcagtggttgagagtccgcctgccgatgagggggacgtgggttcatgccctggtccaggaggatcccacatgccacggagcggctaggcccgtgagccatggccactgagtctgcatgtccagagcctgtgctccacagcgggagaggccacagcagtgagaggcctgcgtaccgcagaaaaaacaaaacaaaacaaaacaaaaaaacaacacaaaataatGGAGTTCTAAGAACTTAAAATTCACTAGGAGTAGGATATTATATCTCATTAAATAATAAGATACTGTGGACATTAAAATGTATGCCTATAGAAGatataaatgataattttattaaaatgaaacatttgtgtatatgtatgctgaAATCAAATAACAAACCTTTCAGCTTCCCGTAGAATATAATCATAAGATAGTGAAAATATAGTTAGTCTAAAAAGTAAATACCAATAAATCGAACAAGTTAAAATTACCACAGATAATATTTTCTCTACATAGTTTGATAAATCTAGAAATtgataaaatgagtaaaaaaaaattctttggacgtgaaaattaaaaaaaatatctgtttaaataATAGtacataaaagaaaaccaaatccaaaattgcatgacatttataaaatagtaGTAAATGTTACATGTTAGAAACCTTATGAGATAGCTAAATAGTTAACAGGTAAATTTTTAGTCTcatatttatgttaataaattaagcaaaaacaataacaaaaatatactaATGAAAACAGAACTTAAAAGTGAAGTTAAAAGTTAataaactggggacttccctggtggtccagtggtaaagaatctgctttacaatgcaggggacacaggttcaatccctggttggggaactaagatcccacatgccatggggcaactaagcccatgcgctacaactactgaggccacgcacctcaactagagagcctgaaTGCCACTAACTACAGAgtccacgtgctctggagcccacatgccacaactagagagagaacccgcatgccacaatgaaagatcccacatgctgcaaccaaagatcccgcatgctgcaacgaaatATCCCGCATGCTACAATgaaagtccacatgccacaatgaagatcccgcataccacaactaagcaaaataaaacaaaaaaacgacatagccaaaaatattaataaactggaaaactgaaattgtagAATGGTtcttagaataaaaatcaaatagaTTAAACTTTAGCTAACCCTaacaaagacaaaggaaaggaagaactgAATAAGTTCAAGTGGGGGTATATTAGTAAAGATTTAATGCAATATCAAACTAAATCCCATTCATAATGAAGAGTGATGTGGGAAGGACTTGCTCTTCCAGATATCAAGGCTTTATGTAAATCTCAGGGTAGTTAAGTATTATGGAGCCGAGAGTGGGATAGTTTAATAAATTagtgaaacagaagagaaagctcaagaaaaaaatgtactttatatACAGCTGGTCTTTGACAGGTGGCACTACCCCACAGAAAAGTGGAGAAAGAATCCCAAGGTGACCTTATGGATCAAATCAAAAAACTGCATTAAGGTGGCTTAAAAACCTGATTAtcaaagcaaaactaaaaatattctatatgatAAGGAAAACATGTTTATGACTCTGTTTAAGGAAGGCATTAATAAGATATGAAAAGCATTAACCAAGGAAAAGATGGAGTAAATGTATTCTTTCCTACTGCATCCACTAAGTacaattaaatatgtatatttacatatacatatgtatgcatatgcatacatatgtatgcatatatatagtacatatatatataacagatatAAGAtgcttaaagtttttttttttttttttttttttaatttatttatttttggctgtgttgggtctttatttctgtgcgagggctttctctagttgtggcaagcgggggccactcttcatcatggtgcgcgggcctctcagtatcgcggcctctcttgttgcggagcacaggctccagacacgcaggctcagtagttgtggctcacgggcctagttgctccgtggcatgtgggatcttcccagaccggggctcgaacccgtgtcccctgcattggcaggcagactctcaaccactgcgccgccagggaagccccttaaagtTTTAAGGAAGAATGAAGATGGCATCTTAACAATATAGAGTCTTCCAATTGATAGACAACATATTTATTTAGGCTTTATTTAggatttctttgaattcttttatcACTGTTTTTGCAGCATACAGATACcaagttttttggggttttgtttttttagtgctATGGTAAATCGTGTTATTTACCTGGTTTCACATTTTAATTGACCATTGTTTGTATGTGATTGGATTTTGTATATTGGCTTTATATTTTGCCCTTGCAAAACTTATTAGTTCAAGGAGCTTTTTAAAAGATCTTCATGTGATTTTTCTGTGTAGACTTACTcagtatcttcatttttattcttgccttattgcattgtTTGAGTAGAAGTGCTAAGAGTAAACACCCTTGTCTTTTTCCCAATCTTAGGGTTAAAGTGTTCACTCTCTCACTCttaagtatgatgtcagctgCAGGCTTTTTATAGATTCCCTTTATTAGGTTAATGAATGGATTTtgaatattgtgaaatttttttgccAGAATTTGTATGATTTTGTAGTTTTAATTCCATAGAGGATTAATATAATGGATTAGATtgattggttttttaaaaaacatgccaACAGTTTGCATTCTTGGGATGAATGCCACTTGAtcctgatttattatttttatatattgctgttcttttggctactttttttttttctggacttttGCACTGATGTCATTAGGGATATATTGGTCACTAGGtttcttttcttgaattattttgtttggttttgctgtgAGGATAGTACAGGCCTCAAAATATTTAGGAAACATTCCCATATCTTGTATTTTCTAGAAGAGACTATataaaattggtattatttcttttttaaatgtttggtggtaCTCACTAGTTAAAACAGTCTGATCCTAGAGCTGTTTCTTGGAAGTATATGTTTTTTTGACCATATATTCAGTTTCTTAATTACTGATCTATTTgggttatttcatttttcttgagtgagtttagttgttttatttttcaagacgTTTGTCTGTTTCAtgtaagttgtcaaatttataggCATAGAGTTTCTCTTAATCTTTTATTATCTCTTCAATGTCTGTTGTGTCGGTAGTTATATCCCCTTCTGcattctttctgttattgataatgtatgtcttttttcttcttttggtttttatcattaaaaaaatgtttaaataaataagctttggtttgattgatttttctctgttgttttccattttattgttttctctaatctttattattttttcttttgctttctttagaTTCACCTTCTCTTTGTCTAGTTTCTTAAAGTAGAAGCTTAGGTAATTGTTGGAGggctttcttttctcatataaaatttttaagctataaatttatttctgagtactactttagctgcatcccacaaatttctATATGTTTTTGacagttttgttttcatatatgtaaaatactttaattttctgtgagacttcctctttgacctaTGGGTTAATTAGAAGCTTatgaatttacaaatattttgtatttctccagaTAATTTtgtgttactgatttctagtatGATGATTTCTCTATGGCTTGAGATTATACTGTATGTGACTTCTtttatatttgtgaatatttGTCTTACAgtccagaatatggtctatcttcaTGAATGCTTCATAAACATTTGAGAATAATGTGAATTCACCTGTTTTTAACTATGCTGTATTCTTGAGTTTGAGGGTGTAATTTTTACAAGTCCTACTTCATCTTTTCTAGCTGTAATATTGGGCCTACCATATATTCCtgcttcttttcttgtttctgttctttattttccttctctccttcgtGTACCTGCTATGAGTTGCTACCAGTGCCCTAAAACAACAGATTTGTTGCTCTTGACTTTGCAGAGTCCATAGAGTCAGTAGGAATATGGTTCCAGGCAGAATTTTGGTGGTGGTTGCTGTTACCATCTCATAGAGTGTCCCATGAATTGAACTTTCTCAGAATTCATGATCTTTCTTGTGAGCTGTTGGTTTGGCTCATAGAGGaaaattttggaagagtgtgcGAATCCTTTATATCTGTAGCAGAACCATAGggaagagtgttcctttttctttttggcttgaGTAGGGTGAATATTGTCAAAAAGTTTTCTGTTCTGTGGGACCACctttttctcaaatgtttgaCTGAGAAGGAACAGATTTTTCTTGAAGCTCTTATTATCTCCCCCTATTGTTGACTTTGTTTTTTAGGCTCCTCCAGCACAACAGTACCCCATATAAGGTATAtgggaagcagaaagaaaagcctTGGAATTCTTTGCCATGTCATTTCTAAAGTTCACCTCTGTTCCATTTTGTagcatcttcatttgtttgtttgtatgttttttttttttttgtccaggaAATTTTAATTGTAAGAGGGTGGACCTTGGAAAAATGAGGCTTCTCCATCTCAGCCAGCACTggaaataatatctttttttttttttttttaataacatggaTGAGGAGAGATTGAGtgtatgtgtctgtctttctctggaATTATTAATCTTTGGAAATATGACTAGAAACAATAgatataataaataacaaaacatatGACCTTAAGCTTCTCTCCATAAGAAATGTAGGGTTCATaagatgttttcaatttttctcattttaggaTGTTACAGAGTTGATGTCCATATTGAGGAGaaccaggaaaaacaagagaaacctCTGTGGCAAGTAGTATTCACTGAtaacaaaatattgagtaaaGAAGAGCAGAAAGCTTTAGAGAAACCATTTCATCTTAGTATAACTCCAGATTTTTCAGGAAAAATGCCCTCTAAACATGACTCATGTAGAATGAATTTGCTGGTTGTTTCTGAATTAATTCTTAGTGATAGGAATTATTCACGAAACAAGACTGACTACATAAATGTATGTGAGAAGTTGCAGCTGGATATTCAGCGTGAGAAACCTCATACTGGAGAGCAGTGttacaaatataatgaaaatatgaaagctCTCAGTTATGTGAAAGATCATCATAAATTTCAAACTCTGGAGCAATCTTTTGAATGTAATGAATATGGAAAAGTCTTACATGATAAGACCATCTGTGTTACAGCTAAGAGTTCAGTAAAAGGAGAGGAATCCTGTAAGGATAATGAATTTAGGGGAAATTGTGATAAAGCAGCTCTTTTTAACCACATGAGAACTGGCACAAGGAAGAAATGCTTTGATCTTAATGAATGTGGTAAATCCTGTGAATACAATGAGGTTCACATGGCTTTGGCACACTATGAATGTAATGAAAGTGGGAATAACTTCAGTAGGAATTCACCCCTCACTCAGCCTCAGAGAACTGTTACAGGACAAGGTGCCTTTGAAAGCAGTAAGTGTGAAGAAAACTTGAGCCAGAGCTCAGGCCGTATAGTACATCAGAAGACACAAACTAGAGATACATTCTGTGTTTATAATGGATTTACAAACACCTTCTACCAGAAGTTAGACTTTACAgtacatcagagaattcacaaagaagagaaattctatcaatgtgataaatatgAGAAATCCTCCCATCAGAACTCAGCCCTCAGTGTACATCAGCAGTGTGACACAGGAGAGAAGTCATTTGAACTTACTGAATGCAGGAAATCATTTTACCAGAAAGCACACCTCATTCAGCATCAGAGGACCCACCCAGgggagaaaccttatgaatgtgAGGAATGTGGGAAATCCTTTTGTTCATATTCACATCCTATTCATTATCCTGGAACTCATATGGGAGTCAATCTgtatgaatgtaatgaatgtgggaaaactGTCGCTGATAATTCAACCCTCAGAgcacatcagagaattcacacagaGGAGAAACCCTTCAATTGTAATGACTGTGAGAGGTCTTTTGCCCATAATTCAGCCTGCAGAgcacatcagagaattcacacaggtGAGAAACCATATGAGTGTAATGACTGTGAGAAAACTTTTGCCCATAATTCCACCCTCAGAGCACATCAGAAAATTCACACTGGGGTGAAACTCtacaaatgtaatgaatgtgggaaaactTTTTCCCAGAAGACACGTCTTAGTACACATCAGAGGATTCACACAGGTGAGAAACCCTATGGAtgtagtgaatgtgggaaaaccttctCCCAGAAATCATACCTCAGTGGACACGAGAGAATTCACAAAGGGGAAAAACcttatgaatgtaatgaatgtgggaaaactTTTGTCTATAAGGCAGCCCTCATTGTCCATCAAAGAAttcacacaggagaaaaaccctatgaatgtaatgaatgtgggaaaactTTCTCCCAGAGGACACACCTGTATGCACATCAGAGAACTCACACAGgggagaaaccttatgaatgtaaggaatgtgggaaaactTTTGCAGATAATTCAGCCCTCAGGgcacatcagagaattcacaaaggggagaaaccctatgaatgtagtgaatgtgggaaaactTTCTCCAAGACATCACACCTCAGAGCACATCTGAGGACTCGcacaggggagaaaccctatgaatgtaatgaatgtgggaaaa
The Phocoena sinus isolate mPhoSin1 chromosome 6, mPhoSin1.pri, whole genome shotgun sequence DNA segment above includes these coding regions:
- the ZNF658 gene encoding zinc finger protein 658 isoform X3, translating into MNIAQGSVSFEDVTVEFTQDEWQYVGPALRTLYKDVMLENYSHLVSLGYCIIKPQVIFKLEHGEEPWPSEEEFLNQKYPGCYRVDVHIEENQEKQEKPLWQVVFTDNKILSKEEQKALEKPFHLSITPDFSGKMPSKHDSCRMNLLVVSELILSDRNYSRNKTDYINVCEKLQLDIQREKPHTGEQCYKYNENMKALSYVKDHHKFQTLEQSFECNEYGKVLHDKTICVTAKSSVKGEESCKDNEFRGNCDKAALFNHMRTGTRKKCFDLNECGKSCEYNEVHMALAHYECNESGNNFSRNSPLTQPQRTVTGQGAFESSKCEENLSQSSGRIVHQKTQTRDTFCVYNGFTNTFYQKLDFTVHQRIHKEEKFYQCDKYEKSSHQNSALSVHQQCDTGEKSFELTECRKSFYQKAHLIQHQRTHPGEKPYECEECGKSFCSYSHPIHYPGTHMGVNLYECNECGKTVADNSTLRAHQRIHTEEKPFNCNDCERSFAHNSACRAHQRIHTGEKPYECNDCEKTFAHNSTLRAHQKIHTGVKLYKCNECGKTFSQKTRLSTHQRIHTGEKPYGCSECGKTFSQKSYLSGHERIHKGEKPYECNECGKTFVYKAALIVHQRIHTGEKPYECNECGKTFSQRTHLYAHQRTHTGEKPYECKECGKTFADNSALRAHQRIHKGEKPYECSECGKTFSKTSHLRAHLRTRTGEKPYECNECGKTFSQKSYVSAHQRIHTGEKPYECIICGKPFAHNSTLRVHQRIHTGVKSYKCNECGKTFSQKSHLSAHQRIHTGEKPYECNECGKAFAQNSTLGVHLRIHTGEKPYKCYECGKTFVRKAALRVHHTRMHSREKTLACNEFGMC
- the ZNF658 gene encoding zinc finger protein 658 isoform X4, whose amino-acid sequence is MLENYSHLVSLVVTFAGYCIIKPQVIFKLEHGEEPWPSEEEFLNQKYPGCYRVDVHIEENQEKQEKPLWQVVFTDNKILSKEEQKALEKPFHLSITPDFSGKMPSKHDSCRMNLLVVSELILSDRNYSRNKTDYINVCEKLQLDIQREKPHTGEQCYKYNENMKALSYVKDHHKFQTLEQSFECNEYGKVLHDKTICVTAKSSVKGEESCKDNEFRGNCDKAALFNHMRTGTRKKCFDLNECGKSCEYNEVHMALAHYECNESGNNFSRNSPLTQPQRTVTGQGAFESSKCEENLSQSSGRIVHQKTQTRDTFCVYNGFTNTFYQKLDFTVHQRIHKEEKFYQCDKYEKSSHQNSALSVHQQCDTGEKSFELTECRKSFYQKAHLIQHQRTHPGEKPYECEECGKSFCSYSHPIHYPGTHMGVNLYECNECGKTVADNSTLRAHQRIHTEEKPFNCNDCERSFAHNSACRAHQRIHTGEKPYECNDCEKTFAHNSTLRAHQKIHTGVKLYKCNECGKTFSQKTRLSTHQRIHTGEKPYGCSECGKTFSQKSYLSGHERIHKGEKPYECNECGKTFVYKAALIVHQRIHTGEKPYECNECGKTFSQRTHLYAHQRTHTGEKPYECKECGKTFADNSALRAHQRIHKGEKPYECSECGKTFSKTSHLRAHLRTRTGEKPYECNECGKTFSQKSYVSAHQRIHTGEKPYECIICGKPFAHNSTLRVHQRIHTGVKSYKCNECGKTFSQKSHLSAHQRIHTGEKPYECNECGKAFAQNSTLGVHLRIHTGEKPYKCYECGKTFVRKAALRVHHTRMHSREKTLACNEFGMC
- the ZNF658 gene encoding zinc finger protein 658 isoform X5, translated to MLENYSHLVSLGYCIIKPQVIFKLEHGEEPWPSEEEFLNQKYPGCYRVDVHIEENQEKQEKPLWQVVFTDNKILSKEEQKALEKPFHLSITPDFSGKMPSKHDSCRMNLLVVSELILSDRNYSRNKTDYINVCEKLQLDIQREKPHTGEQCYKYNENMKALSYVKDHHKFQTLEQSFECNEYGKVLHDKTICVTAKSSVKGEESCKDNEFRGNCDKAALFNHMRTGTRKKCFDLNECGKSCEYNEVHMALAHYECNESGNNFSRNSPLTQPQRTVTGQGAFESSKCEENLSQSSGRIVHQKTQTRDTFCVYNGFTNTFYQKLDFTVHQRIHKEEKFYQCDKYEKSSHQNSALSVHQQCDTGEKSFELTECRKSFYQKAHLIQHQRTHPGEKPYECEECGKSFCSYSHPIHYPGTHMGVNLYECNECGKTVADNSTLRAHQRIHTEEKPFNCNDCERSFAHNSACRAHQRIHTGEKPYECNDCEKTFAHNSTLRAHQKIHTGVKLYKCNECGKTFSQKTRLSTHQRIHTGEKPYGCSECGKTFSQKSYLSGHERIHKGEKPYECNECGKTFVYKAALIVHQRIHTGEKPYECNECGKTFSQRTHLYAHQRTHTGEKPYECKECGKTFADNSALRAHQRIHKGEKPYECSECGKTFSKTSHLRAHLRTRTGEKPYECNECGKTFSQKSYVSAHQRIHTGEKPYECIICGKPFAHNSTLRVHQRIHTGVKSYKCNECGKTFSQKSHLSAHQRIHTGEKPYECNECGKAFAQNSTLGVHLRIHTGEKPYKCYECGKTFVRKAALRVHHTRMHSREKTLACNEFGMC
- the ZNF658 gene encoding zinc finger protein 658 isoform X1, encoding MNIAQGSVSFEDVTVEFTQDEWQYVGPALRTLYKDVMLENYSHLVSLVVTFAGYCIIKPQVIFKLEHGEEPWPSEEEFLNQKYPGCYRVDVHIEENQEKQEKPLWQVVFTDNKILSKEEQKALEKPFHLSITPDFSGKMPSKHDSCRMNLLVVSELILSDRNYSRNKTDYINVCEKLQLDIQREKPHTGEQCYKYNENMKALSYVKDHHKFQTLEQSFECNEYGKVLHDKTICVTAKSSVKGEESCKDNEFRGNCDKAALFNHMRTGTRKKCFDLNECGKSCEYNEVHMALAHYECNESGNNFSRNSPLTQPQRTVTGQGAFESSKCEENLSQSSGRIVHQKTQTRDTFCVYNGFTNTFYQKLDFTVHQRIHKEEKFYQCDKYEKSSHQNSALSVHQQCDTGEKSFELTECRKSFYQKAHLIQHQRTHPGEKPYECEECGKSFCSYSHPIHYPGTHMGVNLYECNECGKTVADNSTLRAHQRIHTEEKPFNCNDCERSFAHNSACRAHQRIHTGEKPYECNDCEKTFAHNSTLRAHQKIHTGVKLYKCNECGKTFSQKTRLSTHQRIHTGEKPYGCSECGKTFSQKSYLSGHERIHKGEKPYECNECGKTFVYKAALIVHQRIHTGEKPYECNECGKTFSQRTHLYAHQRTHTGEKPYECKECGKTFADNSALRAHQRIHKGEKPYECSECGKTFSKTSHLRAHLRTRTGEKPYECNECGKTFSQKSYVSAHQRIHTGEKPYECIICGKPFAHNSTLRVHQRIHTGVKSYKCNECGKTFSQKSHLSAHQRIHTGEKPYECNECGKAFAQNSTLGVHLRIHTGEKPYKCYECGKTFVRKAALRVHHTRMHSREKTLACNEFGMC
- the ZNF658 gene encoding zinc finger protein 658 isoform X2, encoding MNGNRGSVSFEDVTVEFTQDEWQYVGPALRTLYKDVMLENYSHLVSLVVTFAGYCIIKPQVIFKLEHGEEPWPSEEEFLNQKYPGCYRVDVHIEENQEKQEKPLWQVVFTDNKILSKEEQKALEKPFHLSITPDFSGKMPSKHDSCRMNLLVVSELILSDRNYSRNKTDYINVCEKLQLDIQREKPHTGEQCYKYNENMKALSYVKDHHKFQTLEQSFECNEYGKVLHDKTICVTAKSSVKGEESCKDNEFRGNCDKAALFNHMRTGTRKKCFDLNECGKSCEYNEVHMALAHYECNESGNNFSRNSPLTQPQRTVTGQGAFESSKCEENLSQSSGRIVHQKTQTRDTFCVYNGFTNTFYQKLDFTVHQRIHKEEKFYQCDKYEKSSHQNSALSVHQQCDTGEKSFELTECRKSFYQKAHLIQHQRTHPGEKPYECEECGKSFCSYSHPIHYPGTHMGVNLYECNECGKTVADNSTLRAHQRIHTEEKPFNCNDCERSFAHNSACRAHQRIHTGEKPYECNDCEKTFAHNSTLRAHQKIHTGVKLYKCNECGKTFSQKTRLSTHQRIHTGEKPYGCSECGKTFSQKSYLSGHERIHKGEKPYECNECGKTFVYKAALIVHQRIHTGEKPYECNECGKTFSQRTHLYAHQRTHTGEKPYECKECGKTFADNSALRAHQRIHKGEKPYECSECGKTFSKTSHLRAHLRTRTGEKPYECNECGKTFSQKSYVSAHQRIHTGEKPYECIICGKPFAHNSTLRVHQRIHTGVKSYKCNECGKTFSQKSHLSAHQRIHTGEKPYECNECGKAFAQNSTLGVHLRIHTGEKPYKCYECGKTFVRKAALRVHHTRMHSREKTLACNEFGMC
- the ZNF658 gene encoding zinc finger protein 658 isoform X6; translated protein: MPSKHDSCRMNLLVVSELILSDRNYSRNKTDYINVCEKLQLDIQREKPHTGEQCYKYNENMKALSYVKDHHKFQTLEQSFECNEYGKVLHDKTICVTAKSSVKGEESCKDNEFRGNCDKAALFNHMRTGTRKKCFDLNECGKSCEYNEVHMALAHYECNESGNNFSRNSPLTQPQRTVTGQGAFESSKCEENLSQSSGRIVHQKTQTRDTFCVYNGFTNTFYQKLDFTVHQRIHKEEKFYQCDKYEKSSHQNSALSVHQQCDTGEKSFELTECRKSFYQKAHLIQHQRTHPGEKPYECEECGKSFCSYSHPIHYPGTHMGVNLYECNECGKTVADNSTLRAHQRIHTEEKPFNCNDCERSFAHNSACRAHQRIHTGEKPYECNDCEKTFAHNSTLRAHQKIHTGVKLYKCNECGKTFSQKTRLSTHQRIHTGEKPYGCSECGKTFSQKSYLSGHERIHKGEKPYECNECGKTFVYKAALIVHQRIHTGEKPYECNECGKTFSQRTHLYAHQRTHTGEKPYECKECGKTFADNSALRAHQRIHKGEKPYECSECGKTFSKTSHLRAHLRTRTGEKPYECNECGKTFSQKSYVSAHQRIHTGEKPYECIICGKPFAHNSTLRVHQRIHTGVKSYKCNECGKTFSQKSHLSAHQRIHTGEKPYECNECGKAFAQNSTLGVHLRIHTGEKPYKCYECGKTFVRKAALRVHHTRMHSREKTLACNEFGMC